The following are encoded in a window of Thunnus albacares chromosome 17, fThuAlb1.1, whole genome shotgun sequence genomic DNA:
- the csnk1da gene encoding casein kinase I: MELRVGNRYRLGRKIGSGSFGDIYLGTDISVGEEVAIKLECVKTKHPQLHIESKIYKMMQGGVGIPTIKWCGAEGDYNVMVMELLGPSLEDLFNFCSRKFSLKTVLLLADQMISRIEYIHSKNFIHRDVKPDNFLMGLGKKGNLVYIIDFGLAKKYRDARTHQHIPYRENKNLTGTARYASINTHLGIEQSRRDDLESLGYVLMYFNLGSLPWQGLKAATKRQKYERISEKKMSTPIEVLCKGYPSEFATYLNFCRSLRFDDKPDYSYLRQLFRNLFHRQGFSYDYVFDWNMLKFGANRAVEDSERERREREERLRHSRNPGARGMASASGRARAAQDVAAPSPLNPASHTGLEKERKVSMRLHRGAPVNISSSDLTGRQDTSRMSTSQALSRVTPSGLQSAAPR; the protein is encoded by the exons gCACTGATATCTCAGTCGGAGAGGAGGTGGCTATTAAACTGGAATGTGTGAAGACCAAACACCCACAGCTCCACATAGAGAGCAAAATCTACAAGATGATGCAGGGTGGAG TGGGTATTCCGACGATAAAGTGGTGCGGGGCCGAGGGCGACTACAATGTGATGGTGATGGAGCTGCTGGGGCCCAGTCTGGAGGATCTGTTCAACTTCTGCTCTCGGAAGTTCAGCCTCAAGACTGTCCTGCTGCTGGCCGATCAGATG ATCAGCCGCATTGAGTACATCCACTCCAAGAACTTCATCCACAGAGACGTGAAGCCAGACAACTTCCTGATGGGGCTGGGAAAGAAAGGCAACCTGGTCTACATCATCGACTTCGGCCTGGCCAAGAAATACCGTGACGCCCGCACACACCAGCACATCCCCTACCGCGAGAACAAGAACCTGACCGGCACCGCCCGCTACGCCTCCATAAACACACATCTGGGCATCG AACAGTCCAGACGGGACGACTTGGAGTCGCTGGGCTACGTCCTCATGTACTTCAACCTGGGTTCTCTGCCCTGGCAAGGCCTCAAAGCTGCCACCAAGAGGCAGAAGTATGAACGCATCAGCGAGAAGAAAATGTCGACGCCCATTGAGGTCCTCTGCAAAGGCTACCCAT CTGAGTTTGCCACCTACCTGAACTTCTGCCGCTCACTGCGGTTTGACGACAAGCCCGACTACTCATACCTCCGCCAGCTCTTCAGGAACCTCTTCCACAGACAAGGCTTCTCTTACGACTACGTCTTCGACTGGAACATGCTCAAATTT ggtgCCAACAGAGCCGTGGAGGACTCAGAGAGGGAGCGCCGGGAGCGGGAGGAGAGGCTGAGGCACAGCAGGAACCCCGGGGCCAGGGGCATGGCCTCTGCCTCAGGAAGAGCCAGAGCAGCTCAGGATGTCGCAGCCCCCTCACCACTCAACCCTGCGTCACACACAG GtttggagaaagagaggaaagtcAGCATGCGTCTTCATCGTGGAGCACCTGTCAACATCTCCTCCTCAGACCTGACGGGACGCCAGGACACATCCCGCATGTCCACCTCACAG GCTCTGTCCCGGGTCACACCCAGCGGCCTCCAGTCTGCAGCCCCACGGTGA